A stretch of the Clostridium botulinum genome encodes the following:
- a CDS encoding glucose-1-phosphate adenylyltransferase — translation MIKKEMLAMILAGGQGTRLKILTKNNAKPAVPFGGKYRIIDFTLSNCSNSGIDTIGVLTQYEPHILNSHIGIGSPWDLDRNRGGVSILPPHMRNDGGNWYMGTADAIYQNIMFIDKYDPEYLLVLSGDHIYKMDYSKMLKFHKEKNSDATIAVIDVPLEEASRFGIMNTEDDNKIYEFEEKPENPKSNKASMGIYIFNWKILKEFLIEDSELEDSDHDFGKNIIPNLLSSGYNLYAYSFNGYWKDVGTIESLWQANMDLLNPENKLDIYNRDWTIYSVSPTKPPQYTGPNAIIQNSLVVEGCAVFGKVQNSVLFPEVEIGKNSIIEDSVVMSNVKIGENAIIRKCIIGSHTIIEKNSVIGNSDDITVIGDGEKIKTNSIIKN, via the coding sequence ATGATTAAAAAAGAAATGCTAGCCATGATTCTTGCAGGTGGACAAGGTACACGACTTAAAATCCTAACTAAAAATAATGCAAAACCTGCTGTACCTTTTGGAGGTAAATATAGAATTATAGATTTTACCTTAAGTAATTGTTCCAACTCGGGAATCGACACCATTGGAGTATTGACACAATATGAACCGCATATACTTAATTCTCATATAGGTATAGGTAGCCCTTGGGATTTGGATAGAAATCGAGGTGGAGTTTCAATTCTACCACCCCACATGAGAAATGATGGTGGTAACTGGTATATGGGTACCGCTGATGCCATATATCAAAACATAATGTTTATTGATAAATACGACCCTGAATATTTACTAGTACTTTCTGGGGATCATATTTATAAAATGGATTATTCAAAAATGCTAAAATTCCACAAAGAAAAAAATTCCGATGCCACAATAGCCGTTATAGATGTTCCCTTAGAGGAAGCTAGCCGCTTTGGGATAATGAATACTGAAGATGATAATAAAATATACGAGTTTGAGGAAAAGCCAGAGAATCCTAAAAGTAATAAGGCCTCTATGGGAATATATATTTTTAATTGGAAAATTCTCAAAGAATTCTTAATAGAAGATTCAGAGCTTGAAGATTCTGATCATGATTTTGGTAAAAACATAATTCCTAATCTATTAAGTTCAGGATATAATCTTTATGCTTATTCCTTTAATGGTTATTGGAAAGATGTTGGTACCATTGAAAGCTTATGGCAAGCCAATATGGACTTATTAAATCCAGAAAATAAATTAGATATATACAACAGAGATTGGACAATCTATTCTGTAAGTCCAACTAAGCCTCCTCAATATACAGGTCCAAATGCAATAATCCAAAATTCCCTCGTAGTTGAAGGATGTGCCGTTTTCGGCAAAGTTCAAAATTCTGTACTATTCCCTGAAGTTGAAATAGGTAAAAATAGTATAATTGAAGATTCCGTAGTAATGTCTAATGTAAAGATAGGCGAAAATGCAATAATAAGAAAATGTATAATTGGAAGTCATACAATCATAGAAAAAAATAGTGTCATAGGAAATTCAGATGATATAACTGTTATTGGTGATGGAGAAAAAATTAAAACTAACTCCATAATTAAGAATTAG
- a CDS encoding FAD:protein FMN transferase produces the protein MFKLKKIYSCIILMILSAFVFSGCKVEPISKDGIFLGTICKITVFDKASPEILDKAYTRVSNIENQMTINKKSSEVININSASGAKYINVSDDTFNVIKKSLYYSNMSHGKFDISIGSLDKLWNIGTDKARIPSQNEINSKLPLVNYNNILTNDKDKSVMLKNKGMLIDLGAIAKGYAADEVKKILTDNGIKNAIINLGGNIITMGNKSNGDNWVIGVQDPFDAHGNYMGKVKLSEKSIVTSGIYERFFEKNGKRYHHILDTKTGYPVDNSLVSVSIIADKSIDADGLSTTTFSLGLNEGLKLIESLKGTEAIFVTKNHEVYVSSGLKDNFEITNSNFKLKHY, from the coding sequence ATGTTTAAACTAAAGAAAATTTACAGCTGCATCATATTAATGATTCTCTCAGCATTTGTATTTTCAGGTTGCAAAGTAGAGCCTATATCAAAAGACGGAATTTTTCTTGGAACTATATGCAAAATAACAGTATTTGATAAAGCTTCTCCAGAAATACTTGATAAAGCATATACACGCGTTAGTAATATAGAAAATCAAATGACAATAAATAAAAAATCAAGTGAAGTTATAAACATCAACTCTGCATCGGGTGCTAAATACATAAACGTATCTGATGATACCTTTAATGTCATAAAAAAGAGTTTATATTATTCTAATATGTCTCATGGTAAATTCGATATATCTATAGGATCCCTTGATAAACTATGGAATATAGGTACAGATAAAGCTCGAATTCCCTCTCAAAATGAAATAAACTCCAAACTACCGTTAGTTAATTATAACAATATACTTACTAATGACAAAGATAAATCTGTTATGCTTAAAAATAAAGGAATGCTTATTGATCTTGGAGCCATTGCTAAAGGATATGCAGCAGATGAAGTAAAAAAAATTCTTACAGATAACGGAATAAAAAATGCAATAATTAATCTAGGTGGAAACATTATAACCATGGGAAATAAATCTAATGGTGATAACTGGGTAATAGGAGTTCAGGACCCATTTGATGCTCATGGTAATTACATGGGTAAAGTTAAACTTTCAGAAAAATCCATAGTTACATCTGGAATCTATGAGCGTTTCTTTGAGAAAAACGGCAAACGCTATCATCATATTTTAGATACTAAAACAGGCTACCCCGTGGATAACTCCCTAGTTAGCGTATCTATAATAGCTGATAAATCTATAGATGCCGATGGTTTATCTACAACTACCTTTTCTTTGGGACTTAATGAAGGGTTAAAGTTAATAGAATCTCTTAAAGGCACAGAAGCTATTTTTGTTACCAAAAATCATGAAGTTTACGTTTCTTCTGGATTAAAAGATAATTTTGAAATAACCAACTCTAACTTTAAGTTAAAACATTATTAA
- a CDS encoding NusG domain II-containing protein — protein MKKIDKIIIAVCLIVSAVGVGILKYNSNKKYNEKYAEINVKGKLYKKVILDKNRPKETLDIKTDLGENIIEIQNGGLRILDANCSDKVCVKDGFKYKVGDVLVCLPHKIIINIKGYNRDIEVDDISQ, from the coding sequence GTGAAAAAAATAGACAAGATTATCATTGCAGTTTGTTTAATTGTATCAGCAGTTGGGGTTGGAATTTTAAAATATAATTCAAATAAAAAGTATAATGAAAAATATGCTGAAATAAATGTAAAAGGGAAATTATACAAAAAAGTAATATTAGATAAAAATAGACCAAAGGAGACTTTGGACATAAAGACAGATTTAGGGGAAAATATAATAGAAATACAAAATGGTGGATTAAGAATATTAGATGCAAATTGTTCAGATAAGGTTTGTGTTAAGGATGGATTTAAATATAAAGTTGGGGATGTTTTAGTGTGTCTTCCACATAAAATTATTATTAATATAAAGGGTTATAATAGAGATATAGAGGTTGATGATATATCTCAATGA
- a CDS encoding Gx transporter family protein: MNKTKKLTFIALLVAEGLVLHIFEGMLPLPFVTPGARLGLTNIITVVSLYLLNFNEVLLVIILRILLSTLLGGNLSTFLYSMTGGILSFLAMYVLKKFEEKGVSIIGISIVGAVFHNIGQIIVAGLIIENAMIVSYLPILLIASIGTGLFVGLTGNYLLPFLQRIKFKK; encoded by the coding sequence ATGAATAAAACTAAGAAATTAACTTTTATAGCACTTCTTGTAGCTGAAGGATTAGTGTTACACATTTTTGAAGGAATGTTACCACTTCCCTTTGTAACTCCAGGGGCAAGGCTAGGGCTTACTAATATAATAACAGTAGTATCTCTTTATTTATTAAATTTTAATGAGGTTTTGTTAGTAATAATATTAAGAATATTATTATCTACATTATTAGGGGGAAATTTATCTACATTTTTATATAGTATGACAGGAGGAATTTTAAGTTTTCTTGCGATGTATGTATTAAAAAAATTTGAAGAAAAAGGCGTAAGTATTATAGGAATAAGTATAGTTGGTGCAGTGTTTCATAATATTGGACAAATAATAGTTGCAGGACTAATTATAGAAAATGCTATGATTGTTTCATATCTTCCTATACTTTTAATTGCATCAATAGGAACGGGATTGTTTGTAGGTCTTACAGGGAATTACTTATTACCCTTTTTACAGAGAATAAAATTTAAAAAATAA